CATTCTAGGACTGGCTTTGCTTGTCGCGGGATGCGCTTCGCAACAACCGTCCGTCGACGTCCAAGCCGACCCCGGTCAGAACCTGGCCATTGGCCGGGTGGTCAAGGTCTATCGGGGCGATCTGTTTAAGGCCGATCTCCAGTCGTCCCACCCGACGCTGGGCCGGCAGGTGTTTGTGCAGATCGCGGGCATCAGTTGCCGCGAGATCAAACCCCCAAGTTGCTCCTCCTGCACCGGCGCCCTTTTCTGCGATCCCGGCGCCGAGGCCCGGAAGTTCGCCCTGGCCACCCTCAAAGACGCCCGTCGGATCAGTCTCCACAACATCCATCGGAACGATTCACAGCGGCTCTATGCCCTGGATCAGACCCCGTTCGTGGTGGCCGATGTCGAAGTTGATGGCCGTGACTTGGCCTCCGTCCTCATCCAGGCAGGATGCGCCGAAGTCTGTAACTGACTTTATCAGTTAAGCTTATCGATTCTGACTACTTCTCCGCGCGTAAAAAAGCCCGTTCTTTCGAACGGGCTAGTGGAGGAGGATTCTGCAAAGAAAGCGATTTTGACGATGTCTTGTGTTCTGGCTCTAACAGAATATACGACGGTTTCTCACAGAGGTTCTCGCCAAAATCTCCCACTTCTGCCACCTACGGTCGCCAGTTTTATGATTTTATTTTATGTTCGCGTGGTAATCCTGTAGCGATCGGACGCACGGGCGGCTGGCCCGGGCGGCTTCGATGCCCCGGGCGGCGGCGATGGCCGCGGTGGCGGTGGTGATGTACGGGATCTTGTGCTTGATCGCGCTCTTGCGGATGTACGAGTCGTCGTACTGCGAGAGCTTGCCGACGGGGGTGTTGATCACAAGCTGGACCTCGCCGTTCTTGATCGCGTCGCCCACGTTGGGCCGGCCCTCGTGCAGTTTCTGGACCAGTTCCGCCTCGATGCCGTGCTCCGCCAGGAAGTTGCGGGTGCCTTCGGTGGCTTTGATCTTAAAGCCCAGGTCGTTGAGACGCCGGGCCGCCTCCAGGACGGCCAGCCGCTCGCGCGGCGAGACGCTGATCAGCACCGTTCCCTCGGTCGGCAGTCGCTGCTGGCAGCCGTCCTGCGACTTGAAGTACGCCAGACCGAACGAATCCGCCAAGCCCAGCACCTCACCGGTCGACCGCATCTCCGGGCCTAATAGCGGGTCGGTCTCGGGGAACATGTTGAACGGGAAGACCGCCTCCTTGACCCCGAAGTGCGGGATCCTCCGCAGGGCCAGGTTGAACTCGGAGAGCTTGCTGCCCAGCATGAGCTGCGTGGCGATCCGGGCCATCGACAGCCCGCAGACCTTGGAGACCAGCGGCACCGTCCGCGACGCCCGCGGGTTGGCCTCGAGGACGTAGACCGTGTCGTTGGCGATGGCGTACTGCATGTTCATCAGCCCGACCACGTTCATCGCCATGGCGATCTTTCGCGTGTACTCGCGGATGGTTTCGAGGTGCTTGGCTGGGATGCTGAACGGCGGGATCACGCACGCCGAATCGCCCGAGTGGATGCCCGCCAGTTCGATGTGCTCCATGACCGCGGGCACGAACGCATCGGTCCCGTCGGCGACGGCGTCGGCCTCGGCTTCGATCGCGTTTTCGAGGAACTTGTCGATCAGGATTGGGCGCTCCGGCGTGACGTCGACGGCGGCTGAGAAGTAACGCCGCAGCTCCTCCTCGTCGTGCACGCACTCCATGCCGCGTCCGCCCAGCACGTACGACGGCCGGACCATCAGCGGGTAGCCGATCCGGCCGGCGACCGCCAGCGCCTGCTCCGTCGTGCTCGCCATGCCCGATGGGGCCATCGGGATGCCGAGTTTGGTCATCATCTCCTGGAAACGGTCGCGGTCCTCCGCCAGGTCGATGGTGTCCGGCGTGGTGCCGATGATCTTCACGCCCGCCGCCGCCAACTCGCTGGCGATGTTCAGCGGCGTCTGGCCGCCGAACTGCACGATCACGCCCTCGGGCTTTTCTTTTTCGTAGATGCTCAGCACGTCCTCGACGGTCAACGGCTCGAAGTACAGCTTGTTCGACGTGTCGTAGTCGGTGCTGACCGTCTCCGGGTTGCAGTTGACCATGATCGACTCGAAGCCGGCGTCGCGGAGGGCGAACGCGGCGTGGACGCAGCAGTAGTCGAACTCGATGCCCTGGCCGATCCGGTTGGGCCCGCCGCCGAGGATCATGATCTTCCGCCCGCTACTGGCGGTCGTCTTGTCCGGCGCGTTGTAGGTCGAGAAATAGTACGCGGCGTTTTCGACGCCGCTGACCGGCACCGGCTCCCAGCCTTCGACCACGCCCAGCCGCGTCCGCTGCTTGCGAATCTCGACCTCCGGCGTCTGCAGCAGTTTGGCAAGGTACCGGTCGGCAAAGCCGTCCTTCTTGGCCTGGACCAGCAGCTTGTCCGGCAGCGGCGAGCCGCGATGCCGCAGAATCTCTTCCTCGAATTCCACCAGTTCCTTCATCTGCTCGATGAACCACGCCTTGATATGCGTCTTGGCGTGGAGCTCCTCAACGCTCACGCCCTTGCGCAGGGCTTCGTACATGATGAACTGCCGCTCGCTGCCCGGTTCGGCCAGCAGGACCATCAGCTCGCTCGTCGATTTGCGGTTGAAATCCTTGGCGAACCCCAGGCCGTACCGCCCGGTCTCCAGCGACCGGATCGCCTTCTGCAGCGCCTCCTTGTACGTCTTGCCGATGCTCATCACCTCGCCGACCGCCCGCATCTGCGTGCCCAGGCGATCCACCGCGTCGCGGAATTTCTCGAATCCCCAGCGGGCGAACTTGACCACCACGTAGTCGCCCGACGGCGTGTACTTCTCCAGCGTGCCGTCTCGCCAGTACGGGATCTCGTCGAGCGTCATGCCGCCGGCCAGCATCGACGAGACCATCGCGATCGGAAAACCCGTCGCCTTTGAGGCCAACGCCGACGAGCGCGACGTTCGCGGGTTGATCTCGATCACCACCACCCGGCCGGTCCTGGGGTCGTGGGCGAACTGCACGTTTGTCCCGCCGATGACCTGGATGGCCTCGACGATGTCGTACGAATGTTTCTGCAGCCGCTCCTGCAACTCCTTTGAGATCGTCAGCATCGGCGCGGTGCAGAACGAATCGCCGGTGTGCACGCCCATCGCGTCGACGTTCTCGATGAAGCACACCGTGATCATCTGGTTCCTGGCGTCGCGGACGACCTCGAGTTCCAGTTCCTCCCAGCCGAGCACCGACTCCTCGATCAGCACCTGGTGGACCAGGCTCGCCTGCAGCCCGCGATCGACAATGGTGCGGAACTCCTCGATGTTGTAGACCAGGCCGCCGCCCGTGCCGCCCATCGTGTACGCGGGCCGGATCACCACCGGCAGCGGGATGCGTTCGAGGATGCGTTCGGCCTCCTCCAGGCTCGTGGCGATCTCGCTCCGCGGCACCTCGATGCCCAGCGACGCCATCGTTCGCTTGAACGCCATCCGGTCCTCGCCCCGCTCGATCGCGTCCACCTGCACGCCGATCACCTTCACGCCATACTTGTCGAGCACGCCCGCCTTGTGCAGCTCGGATGAGAGGTTCAGGCCCGACTGGCCGCCGAGATTCGGCAGCAGGGCGTCCGGCCGCTCCTTGGCGATGATTTCCGCCATGTACTCGACGTTCAGCGGCTCGATGTACGTCCGGTCGGCCATGCCCGGATCGGTCATGATGGTGGCTGGGTTGGAGTTGGCCAGTACGATCTCGTAGCCGAGCTTGCGAAGGGCCTTGCACGCCTGCGTGCCGGAATAATCGAATTCGCAAGCCTGCCCGATCACAATCGGACCCGAACCGATAATCATTACTTTCTTAATGTCATTCCGTCTGGGCATCTGCGCTCCATCTCCGCCAATGTATCTCTTCCGCCATGGATTAAGACGGGCGGACCGCGCCCGTGCCCTACTCCAGCGGTGCGTGCTTGGGGAAATATTCTACCGATCCCGCCGCGGCAAGAAAAGGCCCTAGACGAGACCGGGCGTCAGGAGGCGGCATCCGGCTTGGCCGCTGTCGCCGTCACTGTGCATCGGCATGGCCCGTCCTGGCCAGCGTGTCCTTGAGCCGTTGGGCGTGGTCGTAGCCGTTGGCGGAGATGATTCGTGAAAAACCCGTGCGGATGCGCTGGCGGCAGCGGGCATCCACCGGCGCGGTCCACTGGACGATCGCCACGCGGGCCGCTTCGCAGGTCTCGTACATCTCGTACAGGTCGTAGAACTCGCCCTGGAACGGGTTGAGGGCTGAGAGGCCCGGCATCGCCAGCATCCGCGGCCACCACTGGTGCCCGCGGCCGCAGAAGTGGATCCACCCGCCGAATTCGGCGAGCAGCTTGGCGTCGAAGTCGCGGACGAACGCGTCGTACTGCCCGCCGCTGAGGTTGACCGTCGAGTCGTTTCGGATGCAAAGGCCGCCCAGGTGGTTCCACGTTCCGTCGTGCTCCTCGATCGGACAGCCGTCGACCTCCCGCAGCGCTCGGACCGTCTTGCGGATCGTCTCGGTCACCAGGGCCATTAACCGTTGGATCAGCTCCGGACTGTCGTAAATCGCCATGTAGATCGCCGAGCCCCAGATGATCGAGGCGTTGTCGAACGGGCCCTGGATGTCGAACACCTGCGAACCGACGGCCTGCGAGAGCTTCGGATAGGGCTTTAAGGCCTGGCGGAAGAACGCGGCGGTCTCGAGCACACGCGGCATCAGGCCGGCTTCGAGGCCGGGCGCGTCGGCGTCGAGGATCTGCCTGAGCCGGGACTCGGAGACCTCCATGCCGATGGGCAGAGTCTCATCGAACGTGTGGACCGGGCAGCCGAACATCGAGGCGATGATGCCCGTGCCGTAGTTGGCCCGAAGGCCATAGAGCCGGTCGTCGCCGAGCTTGACGCCCGCGTAGACGTCGCGCAGCTCGTGGAGCAGCATCTTGGCGGGATCGTCGAAGATTTCGGCAAAGCCGTAGTTGGGCCACTCCTCGTCGGCGACCGGAAACAGAATGGCGGTCGGCACGTGCTCGACCGGCTCGAAGGCGAACGCCCGCCGCTGAAGCTCCCGCGTCCGCGCCACGTGCTCCAGATCGATCATCGACTCGAGACGTTCGAGACACTCGGTGAGAGTCCGGTTGTTTTCAAGGTTCGACACGTTCACGCTCCTGACTTCGGCGCCTTGTTGTCATCCAGAGCCATCCCAGCCGCCGTCGGTCAGCTCCCGTCATCCGGGCCGGTCAGACGGATCGTCCCTTCGAACACCGTGCCGAACGTGTTGCTCCGGGCCTTGTCGATCGTCTCGTTGCCCACCAGGTACACGCGGTTTCCCTCAGCCGCCGCGGCTGCGCTGCATATCCCATACGGCAGCGGCTCAAGGCAACTCCACCGCCCGCTTCGCGTGTCGAACGCCCAGACCTCCCGCGAAAAACTGACCATCTCCAGACTCGCCACGTGGTTCTGCATCAGCACGCTCACGCCGTACCCATCGACCACCCAACTGGCTCCGCCCGCCAGCACCACCCACCGGTCCGCCACCGTGAACCCCGCGGCGACAAACGCCCTCGGCGGCGAGGCCAACCGCGACCAGCCGCCACCGGCCAGGTCGAACGCCCACGCTTCGGAAAACGTCTCCAGCACCGTCCGACCGTCGCGTTCCTGATAGGCGTTGCCTCCTGTCTTCTCACGCACCCCGCCCAGCGGGACGTCGTGGCCTCCGATCACGTACAGCGTGCCTCCGCAGACCGCCATCGCCGCACCCCATCGCGGCTTGCCCGGAAAGCGGGTCACCGTCTCCCAGCCCGACCCGGACCGCACGTCAAGCCGGTAGATGTTCAGGTCGTCCACCGCGTGCTCAGGGTGCGGACGCCAGCTCGTGCCGAACGCGGTGTAGACGTGGTCGCCGTCGGCTGCGGTCGTTGGAATCGACGCGCGCGACGGCCGATCCGCCAGCCGCCGCCACGCACCCCCGCCTTCGGCCACATCGAAAAACCAGACCTCGGCGATCCCGTCGACCTCGCCGTCAGCCGACTGGCGACGACCGCCCACGACGACCAAACCGCCCCCCGCCGCCACGCCCGACGTCCAAGCCACCCCCACCGGCAGCGGAGGAAGCGGCGACCAGTTCCCCAACGGCGCGTCGATCCGCTCACCAGCCACCCGCGCCGGCGCCTTGCCTTCGGCCCTCTGCCCGGTCGGCAGCGCGAACCCGAACTCCACTTCCCGCCACGGATACCCCATTCCGCCCGCCACCAGCAGCCGACCCTCGACAATCCCCGCCGCCACGCCCTTGACCATCGCCGGATACACCAGCCCTTCCCGCCAGCCAATCTCGATCGCCACCGCTCAGTCCTCCAAGCTCAACATCCGAAACCACCGATCCAGCATTCTCCCCGCGCCCAGCCCACAATTTCCAGCATTCTCCACCCCGAACCTCCTCGCACAATCCGACACAGGAAGACTCCGGGCTCTGGGGAGACGGGGCGTCAGGCGGTCAGCAGATCGGGCAATCAGAGAAAGCCAGAGCGGGAGGAACTCTTGCGGTTGGAGGGAGTAAACAAAGGCCGCGGTGGGATTCGAACCCACGAATAACGGATTTGCAATCCGTCGCCTTGATCCACTTGGCTACGCGGCCGAGTTGGTTAACTATATCCAAATCAGCCTGCGAATCAAAGGCCTTTTCGTTCGAATCAGCACGGAGCACGCGGAACACGCGGAGGGAGAGGAAGGGAGAATACCGGAAGGCAGAAGTCAGAAGCTGGTAGGGGGCTGTTGCCTGACTTCCTGTCGTTCCCAAAGGCCGACGCCTAGGGGCCTTTTGCTAAAGCAACGACCATGCCGCGAATAACTTAAAGTCGAGTATTATAGTTAATTATTATAAATGCACCTGTTGTCTTCATTCTCGCTTCTGAATTCTGGATTCTGGCTACTTTCCCTCCGCGTATTCCGCGTGCTCCGTGCCGGGTCTTCTGCTTTGGAGTAGATTTTTCTTGAAATAGGACCACGTTGGTATTATACTCGGATACTGTACCGAGGTGGTATATGCTCAAGTACCAGAGAGTGGCCCAGTTATTGGAGAAGCGGATCCAGCACGGCGACTACGCCGTCAAGGATATCCCTCCGGAGCGGCAGCTTGCCATCCAGGCTGGGGTCTCGCGGATCACGACCCGCAAGGCGATCCAGGTGTTGATCGACAAGCGGATTCTGGTTCGGCGGCCGAACGGTCAGTTGGAGGTCAACCGTCGGATCGGCGAGAGTTCCCGGCGGCTGCAGTTGGCGTTCCTCGAACCGGCATTTCATTCGCTCTACTCCGATCTGTGGCGGGTGCCGGTCGAGATGGCCGCCGACAAGCTTAAGGCATCGGTTCGGCCGGTGGACTTCGTCCACTGGGACGACCCAACCATCCTCGATACGCTCAGCAACTTCGACGGGGTGTTCCTGCTGTCGGTCTCCGAGGACCTGCCGGCGGAGGTGCTGAACCTGCTCAAGAGATCGCCCGCGCCGGTGGTGGTCTTCGATCAGGACCTGACCGAGCATGGGATTCCATCGGTGTTCATCTCGCCGCCGGTGTTGGTGCAACAGTTGCTCGACCATCTCGACTCGCTGGGCCATCGGCACATCGACTGCCTGAACACT
The window above is part of the Phycisphaerae bacterium genome. Proteins encoded here:
- the carB gene encoding carbamoyl-phosphate synthase large subunit, coding for MPRRNDIKKVMIIGSGPIVIGQACEFDYSGTQACKALRKLGYEIVLANSNPATIMTDPGMADRTYIEPLNVEYMAEIIAKERPDALLPNLGGQSGLNLSSELHKAGVLDKYGVKVIGVQVDAIERGEDRMAFKRTMASLGIEVPRSEIATSLEEAERILERIPLPVVIRPAYTMGGTGGGLVYNIEEFRTIVDRGLQASLVHQVLIEESVLGWEELELEVVRDARNQMITVCFIENVDAMGVHTGDSFCTAPMLTISKELQERLQKHSYDIVEAIQVIGGTNVQFAHDPRTGRVVVIEINPRTSRSSALASKATGFPIAMVSSMLAGGMTLDEIPYWRDGTLEKYTPSGDYVVVKFARWGFEKFRDAVDRLGTQMRAVGEVMSIGKTYKEALQKAIRSLETGRYGLGFAKDFNRKSTSELMVLLAEPGSERQFIMYEALRKGVSVEELHAKTHIKAWFIEQMKELVEFEEEILRHRGSPLPDKLLVQAKKDGFADRYLAKLLQTPEVEIRKQRTRLGVVEGWEPVPVSGVENAAYYFSTYNAPDKTTASSGRKIMILGGGPNRIGQGIEFDYCCVHAAFALRDAGFESIMVNCNPETVSTDYDTSNKLYFEPLTVEDVLSIYEKEKPEGVIVQFGGQTPLNIASELAAAGVKIIGTTPDTIDLAEDRDRFQEMMTKLGIPMAPSGMASTTEQALAVAGRIGYPLMVRPSYVLGGRGMECVHDEEELRRYFSAAVDVTPERPILIDKFLENAIEAEADAVADGTDAFVPAVMEHIELAGIHSGDSACVIPPFSIPAKHLETIREYTRKIAMAMNVVGLMNMQYAIANDTVYVLEANPRASRTVPLVSKVCGLSMARIATQLMLGSKLSEFNLALRRIPHFGVKEAVFPFNMFPETDPLLGPEMRSTGEVLGLADSFGLAYFKSQDGCQQRLPTEGTVLISVSPRERLAVLEAARRLNDLGFKIKATEGTRNFLAEHGIEAELVQKLHEGRPNVGDAIKNGEVQLVINTPVGKLSQYDDSYIRKSAIKHKIPYITTATAAIAAARGIEAARASRPCVRSLQDYHANIK
- a CDS encoding substrate-binding domain-containing protein produces the protein MLKYQRVAQLLEKRIQHGDYAVKDIPPERQLAIQAGVSRITTRKAIQVLIDKRILVRRPNGQLEVNRRIGESSRRLQLAFLEPAFHSLYSDLWRVPVEMAADKLKASVRPVDFVHWDDPTILDTLSNFDGVFLLSVSEDLPAEVLNLLKRSPAPVVVFDQDLTEHGIPSVFISPPVLVQQLLDHLDSLGHRHIDCLNTQPREPVCIKRIEQWNLWRARHGYAGRLVDEPVQSYGFAWIQAYEVMGRLLDNHEFDATALFCTTQSVAIGAMRAMHERGIRVGTDVSVCAANDDGTSRYLCPSLTCVRIADITPHMTLCVEWMARGGENWIGPLLLRPTTDPLYLGETTGRRTVDG